The Candidatus Latescibacter sp. genome contains the following window.
CGAAAACGTAGGCGCCGTAATCCTGCCTGCCGCTGCGGATTCCCCGGAAAGTCCCGATACGGCCGTCCTTCCAGACGCCGACAGCATACTCGGTGTCTTTGGTCTGCGCACGCTGCACGGTTGCACAGCCGGTTCCCATGATGGTAAACAGGGTCTCGACCCCGTGGATGCCGTACCAGAAGAGGTCGGGATGGTGCGGCTCCAGCGAACAGGGGCTGAAAGCATCGCACCCAATAACCTCGCCGATGCTCGGGTTATTGCGCATCCCGGCGATGCCCGGACAATACCGGAGTGACGAGCTGGACCAGCATGGAACACCATTTTCCTTCGCCAGGCGGAAGATTTCGATGACCTCGGAAAGACTTCCGGCCATGGGCTTGTCGATGTAGACCGGTTTTTTCGCAGCGAACACCTGCTTTACCTGCTCAAGGTGCTTGCGGCCGTCCACACTTTCCAGGAGAACACCGTCCACCCTACGAAGCAGTTCAGGAATGGAAGCGACGATCTCTATGCCGAGAGAATCCCGAAGCTCCCGGGTATATCCTTCTATACGGTCAGCGGAAGTAGGGATATCCGGCGAACCGCCTTTGAACGCGACTGTTACCCGGCAGTAGTAGTTGTTTTTAGGATCGTTTATCTCCCGTGTGAACATAACAACGTGCGAAGTGTCGAGGCCGATGATGCCGATACGGAAGACTTTTTCCTGTGCGGTGGCGCCTC
Protein-coding sequences here:
- a CDS encoding Gfo/Idh/MocA family oxidoreductase, which translates into the protein MDTIPRFFRHLLMLGIFLSLPGGATAQEKVFRIGIIGLDTSHVVMFTREINDPKNNYYCRVTVAFKGGSPDIPTSADRIEGYTRELRDSLGIEIVASIPELLRRVDGVLLESVDGRKHLEQVKQVFAAKKPVYIDKPMAGSLSEVIEIFRLAKENGVPCWSSSSLRYCPGIAGMRNNPSIGEVIGCDAFSPCSLEPHHPDLFWYGIHGVETLFTIMGTGCATVQRAQTKDTEYAVGVWKDGRIGTFRGIRSGRQDYGAYVFGSKGIGPSGGYVGSGPLTDVIIAFFKTGKIPVPPEETIEIYAFMAAADESKKLGGAPVSLEEVIKKAGK